Genomic DNA from Bacteroidota bacterium:
ATGCTGATGATAATATTGAATATGAATAAGGTTACAATATTAGACTTATCGATATAGAAAAACAGAGCTGTAAATGTTCCGGCTATTAAATGAGAAGTAATAAATACTTTCTTTTTTCCGAACTTATCAGATAGTTTTTCAGTAAACGAAATCGCAATAATTGTTGTTATTGTACCTGAAACTAAGAAAGGACTAGCAAGCGATTCATCCTCTATAAAATATTTAAAATAATACATTATAGATCCGTAACGAATTGCGATATAGGCCAAACTTACTATTCCAACAGCCAACAATAATAACCATGGACCGTTTCCAACTAAGTCTTTAAAGTCTTTCTTTGTATCGGCTTTTTGCTCTTTTGGAGGAGCTACCCTTTCTTTTGTTGAATAAAATGTTACCAGGAACATTACTATGGCCATAATACCATAAACTATCATTACCCCCTGAAACCCTTTAGATTCGTTTACAACATGAACAGATAGCTTTTCTGATGAAACTTCCTTATCAAAATAAGTGGACGTATTCAATGTGTGTGTTCCAAAACCTTCTTCAAGGTACAATATATCAGTAGTTGTATCAATCTCATCTTTCAACTCTGATTTATAAACAATAACAGTTTGATTCTTAGTTAAAAGATCTTCTTCTCCCATATCAGCCTCAACAACTAACTTAGTTGCTCCAATACCATTTTCAGTAATTACAATTTCCGTTCCCGATAATTCAGCTGAATACACATCGGTATTATCGCCACCTATTGCATTTACTAGTGGCAATGTTAATCCCTGAACTAATAATCCCCCGGAAAAAGCTAACATGAATCTAAACTGCGAGAAACTTGCTCTTTGCTTAGGACTGGCTGAAACAACGCCCATCAATGAAGAGTAAGGTATATTAATTGCAGTATATACCATCATCATTAAAGTATATGTTACATAAGCATATACAATTTTAGACGACATCCCTAAATCAGGAGTTGTAAAAGTAATTACACCTATAAATGCAAACGGTAATGCCAACCATAAAATCCACGGACGGAATTTACCCCATTTAGTATTTGTTCTATCAGCAACAACCCCCATTATAGGGTCGTTTATTGAGTCCCAAATTTTTGTAATTAAAAACATGGTTCCTGCAACAGCCGGTGATATACCGAAGATATCGGTATAAAAATACAGCTGAAAAATCATCAATACCTGCCAAACTAAGTTTGAAGCAGTATCACCAAGACCATAACCTAACTTTTCTTTTAACGATATGTTTTCGTCAGTCTCGATATAAT
This window encodes:
- a CDS encoding MFS transporter encodes the protein MSSENNNIGGNVSANNYIETDENISLKEKLGYGLGDTASNLVWQVLMIFQLYFYTDIFGISPAVAGTMFLITKIWDSINDPIMGVVADRTNTKWGKFRPWILWLALPFAFIGVITFTTPDLGMSSKIVYAYVTYTLMMMVYTAINIPYSSLMGVVSASPKQRASFSQFRFMLAFSGGLLVQGLTLPLVNAIGGDNTDVYSAELSGTEIVITENGIGATKLVVEADMGEEDLLTKNQTVIVYKSELKDEIDTTTDILYLEEGFGTHTLNTSTYFDKEVSSEKLSVHVVNESKGFQGVMIVYGIMAIVMFLVTFYSTKERVAPPKEQKADTKKDFKDLVGNGPWLLLLAVGIVSLAYIAIRYGSIMYYFKYFIEDESLASPFLVSGTITTIIAISFTEKLSDKFGKKKVFITSHLIAGTFTALFFYIDKSNIVTLFIFNIIIS